A genomic region of Mitsuaria sp. 7 contains the following coding sequences:
- a CDS encoding aspartate/glutamate racemase family protein, giving the protein MHVGLIVGIGPAATDYYYRLLIAAAARAGVALELTMSHADVSTLLRHQAAGDVQAQVEVYLRLAERLARAGAQQIAVTSIAGHFCIDAFKAVSPRPVIDLLQVMRADLQARGLQRVGLLGTRGVMASRFYGVLDGVDVIAPVDDLLDVHEAYAAMASAGIATPAQREVFMRAGRSLTREHGCEAVLLAGTDLALVFGPDDDPGFPVLDCAAIHAAVIARTALQSP; this is encoded by the coding sequence ATGCATGTCGGATTGATCGTCGGAATCGGCCCTGCGGCGACCGACTACTACTACCGCCTGCTGATCGCAGCGGCGGCGCGAGCGGGCGTCGCGCTGGAGCTGACGATGTCCCATGCCGACGTGAGCACCTTGCTGCGGCACCAGGCGGCCGGGGACGTGCAGGCGCAGGTCGAGGTCTATCTCCGCCTGGCCGAGCGCCTGGCGAGGGCAGGGGCCCAGCAGATCGCCGTCACCTCGATCGCCGGTCATTTCTGCATCGACGCCTTCAAGGCCGTGTCGCCGCGCCCCGTCATCGACCTGCTGCAGGTCATGAGAGCGGACCTGCAGGCCCGCGGGCTCCAGCGCGTCGGCCTGCTGGGGACGCGCGGGGTCATGGCATCGCGCTTCTACGGCGTGCTGGACGGCGTCGACGTCATCGCCCCGGTCGACGATCTGCTCGACGTCCACGAGGCCTACGCCGCGATGGCCAGCGCCGGGATCGCGACGCCGGCGCAGCGCGAGGTGTTCATGCGCGCCGGGCGCTCGCTGACCCGGGAGCACGGGTGCGAGGCGGTCCTGCTGGCCGGCACCGACCTGGCCCTCGTCTTCGGGCCCGATGACGACCCCGGCTTCCCGGTGCTGGACTGCGCCGCGATCCATGCCGCGGTCATTGCCCGGACGGCCCTCCAGTCGCCATGA
- a CDS encoding proline dehydrogenase family protein, producing the protein MSYFDFAVSRAIGLLPRAFVGRIAARYFAGPHLSDAMACTRRLNAEGFAVTLDVLGESASSLEEAAPKEAEYLTLLDAIGQENLSADISIKPTALGLLLDSAWCEAAIRRIAGRAAAIRRGVCLDMEDSRCTQSEIDLFDRLRERDAPISLALQAYLLRTPLDVQTLAALGDPLRICKGIYTEPASLLVPGAGRNRRLINEPFLEAVKVCFKEGNFVSIATHDAGLIDDVLTLVKEWKVPRTRFEFQMLLGVCEPLRDTLRDQGFAVRIYVPFGGDWYGYGVRRMTENPRLAGQIARALLRG; encoded by the coding sequence ATGTCCTATTTTGATTTCGCGGTGTCCCGCGCGATCGGCCTTCTGCCGCGCGCTTTCGTGGGTCGCATCGCGGCCCGTTACTTCGCAGGTCCTCATCTCAGCGACGCCATGGCCTGCACCCGTCGGCTGAACGCGGAGGGCTTCGCCGTCACGCTCGACGTGCTGGGCGAGTCCGCGTCCAGCCTGGAAGAGGCCGCGCCGAAAGAGGCGGAGTACCTCACGCTGCTCGACGCGATCGGCCAGGAGAACCTGAGCGCCGACATCTCCATCAAGCCGACGGCGCTGGGACTGCTGCTGGACAGCGCGTGGTGCGAGGCGGCCATCCGGCGCATCGCGGGTCGCGCCGCGGCGATCCGTCGCGGGGTCTGTCTCGACATGGAAGACAGCCGGTGCACCCAGTCCGAGATCGATCTCTTCGATCGCCTGCGCGAGCGGGACGCACCGATCTCGCTGGCGCTGCAGGCCTACCTGCTCCGGACGCCCCTCGACGTCCAGACCCTGGCCGCCCTGGGCGATCCCTTGCGGATCTGCAAGGGCATCTACACCGAGCCCGCTTCGCTGCTGGTGCCCGGCGCGGGCCGCAACCGGCGGCTGATCAACGAGCCCTTCCTTGAGGCCGTGAAGGTCTGCTTCAAGGAGGGCAACTTCGTCAGCATCGCGACGCACGACGCCGGGCTCATCGACGACGTCCTGACGCTGGTGAAGGAATGGAAGGTGCCGCGCACGCGATTCGAGTTCCAGATGCTGCTCGGCGTGTGCGAGCCGCTGAGGGACACCCTTCGCGATCAAGGATTCGCGGTGCGCATCTACGTGCCGTTCGGCGGCGACTGGTACGGCTACGGCGTGCGTCGCATGACGGAGAACCCGCGTCTTGCCGGGCAGATCGCACGGGCGCTGCTGCGCGGATGA
- a CDS encoding serine hydrolase produces MHLLTTVPGFSRLALGLVLIFTANAAKPQSPAADLAPTATQARLRDTQTDIDRALERFDVPGMAIAVVLDGKVVDSRGFGVRKRGETAPVDGRTLFDIAANSKAFTAAMLGILVDEGKLAWDDPVIRHLPDFQMFDPYVTREITVRDLLANRSGLGEAAGDLMWWPNSTFSTDEIIHNIRFLAPATSFRSRFTYEYLPYIVAGKIIALKTGKPWGEAVRERILSPLEMTRTTTRPAENFDLIDQAAPHSHIDGKIAVIKPASMENAAGAMGVRTSADDIAKWMKMLLDDGRLDAPGQDGKSRRLISAKQLRELMTPQTLIRLSEPPPKLAATRATFAAYGLGFDVRDYQGVKVVSHRGWQFGFYSTVVLVPSARLGIAIMTNAESGPALSALKYRLLDRYLGLPPADWIAALTDDADESSADAIAPSREVIGTEGRRIGPSLPLAAYDGEYRDRWYGAATIRTSGTRQVLSLAKTPELTGELEHFRHDTFIVRWKARHLNADAYVTFSLKPDGSVNRMTMAPISAETDSSFDFADLSFEPVKLAH; encoded by the coding sequence ATGCACCTTCTCACCACCGTCCCGGGCTTCTCGCGTCTCGCCCTCGGACTGGTCCTGATCTTCACTGCGAATGCTGCGAAGCCACAATCGCCTGCCGCCGATCTGGCGCCGACCGCCACGCAGGCGCGCCTGCGCGACACGCAGACGGACATCGACCGTGCGCTCGAACGCTTTGACGTCCCGGGTATGGCCATCGCCGTCGTGCTCGACGGCAAGGTGGTCGACTCCCGCGGCTTCGGCGTGCGCAAGCGCGGCGAGACGGCTCCCGTCGATGGTCGGACCCTGTTCGACATCGCCGCGAACTCGAAGGCATTCACGGCAGCGATGCTGGGGATCCTCGTCGACGAGGGCAAGCTGGCATGGGATGACCCGGTCATTCGACATCTGCCGGACTTCCAGATGTTCGACCCCTACGTGACCCGGGAAATCACCGTGAGGGACCTGCTCGCCAACCGCAGTGGATTGGGGGAAGCCGCCGGCGATTTGATGTGGTGGCCGAATTCGACTTTCAGTACGGACGAGATCATCCACAACATCCGGTTCCTCGCCCCTGCCACCAGTTTCCGCAGCCGCTTCACCTACGAATACCTGCCCTACATCGTGGCAGGAAAAATCATCGCCCTGAAGACCGGAAAGCCTTGGGGCGAGGCCGTCCGGGAACGCATTCTCAGTCCCCTGGAAATGACGCGTACGACCACCCGTCCTGCGGAGAATTTCGACCTGATCGATCAGGCGGCGCCGCACAGCCACATCGACGGCAAGATCGCCGTCATTAAGCCGGCGTCCATGGAGAACGCGGCTGGCGCGATGGGTGTCCGCACCAGCGCCGACGACATCGCCAAGTGGATGAAGATGCTGCTGGACGACGGCAGACTGGACGCACCGGGTCAAGACGGGAAAAGCCGTCGACTCATCAGCGCCAAGCAACTGCGCGAATTGATGACGCCCCAGACGCTGATCCGCCTCAGCGAACCCCCTCCGAAACTGGCCGCGACCCGGGCGACGTTCGCCGCCTACGGACTGGGCTTCGACGTGCGCGACTACCAGGGGGTCAAGGTCGTGTCACATCGGGGATGGCAATTCGGTTTCTATTCAACGGTGGTGCTGGTGCCTTCGGCGCGATTGGGCATCGCGATCATGACGAATGCAGAAAGCGGCCCGGCATTGAGCGCGCTCAAGTACCGGCTGCTCGACAGGTACCTGGGTCTGCCTCCTGCCGACTGGATCGCCGCCTTGACGGATGACGCAGATGAATCCAGCGCCGACGCCATCGCGCCGTCGCGTGAGGTGATCGGGACGGAAGGGCGCCGGATCGGCCCGTCCCTGCCGCTGGCGGCCTACGACGGCGAGTACCGCGATCGCTGGTACGGCGCCGCGACGATCAGGACCTCAGGCACCCGACAAGTACTCAGCCTCGCCAAGACCCCGGAGCTCACCGGCGAGCTTGAGCATTTCCGACACGACACCTTCATCGTGCGCTGGAAGGCGCGCCATTTGAATGCCGACGCCTATGTCACCTTTTCACTGAAGCCGGACGGCAGTGTCAATCGGATGACGATGGCGCCGATCTCGGCCGAGACCGATTCCAGCTTCGACTTTGCCGACTTGTCGTTCGAGCCAGTCAAGCTTGCGCACTGA
- a CDS encoding PEP-CTERM sorting domain-containing protein, with protein MNALSSCLARCRLLCALTLTAVLSAGGSPAVAEELRYHYTGNVFQMRMENIRANPGDPNEFRILDVFLSADIYMPVTRLLQAGDTLEDVSRFSMTLHVDSGSGFNISEVLTYPFKPYCDVPQCPVQRDMDGSLSIGAIGMFALPTDWDFSISRRDLVPPGRVDYLQLASTDTREAVSGFYETYTNSFGQLNNARGVWTLAVVPEPSTYGLMLGGLGLLAWVARRRVAPTVSFLLKRGKVFFGLGLAAALSAVASPSWASEIRYHYTSDPFQMRTLHVRADPDDPDRYTFSDVVLNADIYMPIDRPLAAGDTLDDVLRFTMTLHINDGGVLRSDTLYFPFKPYCDEPQCVVQREMNASLSIGAIGAFALPTEWNLFMSRLDIPPTGRHEYLELSSTNTQERLAGYYETWSATDGVLNNSRGVWTLAVVPEPATYGLMLAGAGLLAWVRRRSLAPMQ; from the coding sequence ATGAATGCACTGTCATCGTGCCTTGCCCGCTGTCGCCTGCTGTGTGCGCTGACGCTCACGGCGGTGCTGTCGGCCGGCGGGTCGCCCGCCGTCGCGGAGGAACTCCGCTATCACTACACGGGCAATGTCTTCCAGATGCGCATGGAGAATATCCGCGCGAATCCCGGAGACCCCAACGAATTCAGGATCCTGGACGTCTTCCTCAGCGCGGACATCTACATGCCTGTCACCCGGCTGCTGCAGGCGGGCGACACTCTGGAAGACGTCTCGCGCTTCTCCATGACGCTGCACGTGGACTCGGGCAGCGGCTTCAACATCAGCGAGGTGCTGACCTATCCCTTCAAGCCCTATTGCGACGTGCCGCAATGCCCGGTGCAGCGGGACATGGACGGGAGCCTGTCGATCGGGGCCATCGGCATGTTCGCGCTGCCGACCGATTGGGATTTCTCCATTTCGCGCCGCGACCTCGTTCCCCCAGGACGGGTCGACTACCTGCAGCTCGCAAGCACCGATACGCGGGAAGCGGTGTCCGGGTTCTACGAGACCTACACGAATTCATTCGGCCAATTGAACAACGCCCGCGGCGTCTGGACACTGGCAGTCGTGCCGGAACCATCGACGTATGGGTTGATGCTGGGCGGGCTGGGATTGCTGGCGTGGGTGGCGCGGCGCAGGGTGGCGCCGACCGTCTCGTTTCTGCTGAAGCGCGGCAAGGTGTTCTTCGGACTAGGGCTTGCGGCGGCTTTGTCCGCGGTCGCGTCGCCCAGTTGGGCGTCGGAGATCCGATACCACTACACCAGCGATCCATTCCAGATGCGCACGCTGCATGTGCGGGCTGATCCTGACGACCCTGACCGATACACCTTCTCGGACGTGGTGCTGAACGCCGACATCTACATGCCCATCGACCGACCGCTCGCGGCCGGGGACACGCTCGATGACGTGCTGCGTTTCACCATGACGCTGCACATCAATGATGGCGGCGTACTCCGCAGCGATACCTTGTACTTTCCATTCAAGCCCTACTGCGACGAGCCGCAATGCGTGGTCCAGCGGGAGATGAACGCGAGCCTGTCGATCGGCGCCATCGGTGCCTTCGCATTGCCGACCGAATGGAATCTCTTCATGTCGCGGCTGGACATCCCGCCCACCGGCCGGCACGAGTACCTCGAGCTGAGCAGCACCAACACGCAGGAGCGGCTCGCCGGGTATTACGAGACGTGGAGCGCCACTGACGGCGTATTGAACAACTCCCGCGGCGTGTGGACACTGGCGGTCGTGCCGGAGCCGGCGACGTATGGATTGATGCTGGCGGGGGCCGGGCTGCTGGCGTGGGTGCGGCGACGCAGTCTCGCGCCGATGCAATAG
- a CDS encoding CesT family type III secretion system chaperone codes for MSVEHYQHLIVGLCEAVGLPDAETALARSAIEVEGFEVLLGYYDNDPEAMYLNFTFGSVTSGRSLRVYRLMLEANLSLYAQDQAQLGLDADSGVVLLVVRVPMLDGVDGPYLADTINHYIEHGRYWRENILLAEDEMFESLSLGEYTWMRA; via the coding sequence ATGAGCGTCGAGCACTACCAGCACCTGATCGTCGGCCTGTGCGAAGCGGTCGGCCTGCCCGACGCCGAGACCGCGCTCGCTCGCAGCGCGATCGAGGTCGAAGGCTTCGAGGTGCTGCTCGGCTACTACGACAACGACCCCGAGGCGATGTATCTGAACTTCACGTTCGGCAGCGTGACGTCGGGGCGCAGCCTGCGGGTCTATCGATTGATGCTGGAGGCGAACCTGAGCCTCTACGCGCAAGACCAGGCACAGCTCGGCCTGGATGCCGATTCAGGCGTGGTGCTCCTCGTGGTGCGCGTGCCGATGCTCGACGGCGTCGACGGGCCCTACCTCGCCGACACCATCAACCACTACATCGAACACGGCCGCTATTGGCGCGAGAACATCCTGCTCGCCGAAGACGAGATGTTCGAGAGCCTGTCGTTGGGGGAGTACACGTGGATGAGGGCGTGA
- the sctS gene encoding type III secretion system export apparatus subunit SctS, translated as MNYDVVVQLTSEALMMCVLLSLPAVVVSAVMGLIVSFFQAITSLQDSSISQGIKLLAVTGVVVVTAPWAGSTLMKFSENLFTAVFQK; from the coding sequence ATGAACTACGACGTGGTGGTGCAGCTGACCTCCGAGGCGCTGATGATGTGCGTGCTGCTGTCGCTGCCGGCGGTGGTGGTGTCGGCGGTGATGGGCCTGATCGTGTCGTTCTTCCAGGCGATCACGTCGCTGCAGGACTCGAGCATCTCGCAGGGCATCAAGCTGCTGGCGGTGACGGGCGTGGTCGTGGTGACGGCGCCGTGGGCGGGATCGACGCTGATGAAGTTCAGCGAGAACCTCTTCACGGCGGTGTTCCAGAAATGA
- the sctR gene encoding type III secretion system export apparatus subunit SctR → MSPLQHADPVALFLVLLALAALPFAAMVVTSYTKISIVLGLLRNAIGVQQVPPNMVLNGVAIIISCYIMAPVFIEATKGMSAASAGGSSTQTLMEAADSAREPFRKFLDKHAEEREKQFFLKSAAIIWPADKAAALKKDDLIVLAPAFLLSELTAAFRIGFLLYLAFIVIDIVIANVLLAMGLSQVTPTNVAIPFKLLLFVTLDGWSRLVHGLVLTYR, encoded by the coding sequence ATGTCGCCGCTGCAGCACGCTGATCCGGTTGCGCTCTTCCTGGTGCTGCTGGCGCTGGCGGCGCTGCCGTTCGCCGCCATGGTGGTCACCTCGTACACCAAGATCTCGATCGTGCTGGGCCTGCTGCGCAACGCGATCGGCGTGCAGCAGGTGCCGCCCAACATGGTGCTCAACGGCGTGGCGATCATCATCTCCTGCTACATCATGGCGCCGGTCTTCATCGAGGCGACCAAGGGCATGAGCGCGGCGTCCGCCGGCGGCTCCAGCACGCAGACGCTGATGGAGGCTGCCGACTCGGCGCGTGAGCCCTTCCGCAAGTTCCTCGACAAGCACGCGGAGGAGCGCGAGAAGCAGTTCTTCCTGAAGTCCGCCGCCATCATCTGGCCGGCCGACAAGGCCGCGGCGCTGAAGAAGGACGATCTGATCGTGCTGGCGCCCGCCTTCCTGCTCAGCGAGCTGACGGCGGCCTTCCGCATCGGCTTCCTGCTCTACCTGGCCTTCATCGTGATCGACATCGTCATCGCCAACGTGCTGCTGGCGATGGGCCTGTCGCAGGTGACGCCGACCAACGTCGCCATCCCGTTCAAGCTGCTGCTGTTCGTCACACTGGACGGCTGGTCGCGGCTGGTGCACGGGCTGGTGCTGACCTACCGATGA
- a CDS encoding FliM/FliN family flagellar motor switch protein, which yields MNRPPSSASMPPASASSDAGVALAESTTLAGRLPSMSAADASLSRVAHDGRFADWLRATLQHAGIGITRQREAMPWRLTVESAQGRFQLGLDAVDSPALQLACAHQPRDTACAVVTLLLAGWAEAFAPMLGTVRVVDIEPINEPLADVEASRRLVPFILGGAMPIALLDADPAVLERVLATVAASGVDLTPLAQLPLRPVIRLFARAFPLHVLRGLRPGDTVLAGDQPALLRCGVGRSLRASLHIDPQEFTVHLAEPPALSDDPAAYEAEQTAAESTEAPQSAGSLDELQLPVAFELDTARVSLAELASMQPGYAVELDVPLREATVRLVCHGRTLGVGQLIAIGDHLGVRITRLEFAHVAAAAR from the coding sequence ATGAACCGGCCGCCCTCCTCCGCATCGATGCCCCCGGCGAGCGCCTCCAGCGACGCCGGCGTCGCCCTGGCCGAATCGACCACCCTCGCCGGCCGCCTGCCGTCGATGAGCGCGGCCGACGCCTCGCTGTCACGCGTGGCCCACGATGGCCGCTTCGCCGACTGGCTGCGCGCGACGCTCCAGCACGCGGGCATCGGCATCACGCGGCAGCGCGAGGCGATGCCGTGGCGACTCACCGTCGAGTCGGCGCAGGGCCGCTTCCAGCTCGGGCTCGACGCCGTGGACTCGCCCGCGTTGCAGCTCGCCTGCGCGCATCAACCGCGCGATACCGCATGCGCGGTCGTGACGCTGCTGCTGGCCGGCTGGGCCGAGGCCTTCGCCCCGATGCTCGGAACGGTGCGTGTCGTGGACATCGAGCCGATCAACGAGCCGCTCGCCGATGTCGAAGCGTCGCGACGACTCGTCCCTTTCATCCTCGGCGGCGCGATGCCCATCGCGCTGCTGGACGCCGACCCGGCCGTGCTGGAGCGCGTCCTCGCGACCGTCGCCGCGTCCGGTGTCGACCTGACCCCGCTCGCGCAATTGCCGCTGCGACCGGTGATCCGCCTCTTCGCCCGCGCCTTCCCGCTTCACGTGCTGCGCGGACTCCGTCCGGGCGACACCGTGCTGGCGGGCGATCAGCCCGCGCTGCTGCGCTGCGGCGTCGGCCGTTCGCTGCGGGCTTCCCTTCACATCGATCCCCAGGAGTTCACCGTGCACCTTGCCGAGCCGCCCGCCCTCTCCGACGACCCGGCCGCCTACGAGGCGGAGCAGACGGCCGCTGAAAGCACCGAGGCGCCGCAATCCGCCGGCTCGCTCGACGAGCTGCAGCTGCCGGTGGCCTTCGAGCTGGACACCGCGCGGGTCAGCCTCGCGGAGCTGGCCAGCATGCAGCCGGGCTACGCCGTCGAGCTCGACGTGCCGCTGCGCGAGGCGACGGTGCGCCTGGTCTGCCACGGCCGCACGCTGGGCGTGGGGCAGCTGATCGCCATCGGCGACCACCTCGGCGTGCGCATCACCCGGCTGGAGTTCGCGCATGTCGCCGCTGCAGCACGCTGA
- a CDS encoding type III secretion HpaP family protein, with protein MNDEEIRRIRRLVVADPQIPLMPLAVDPRQAERFHRALGAVRRAASATDAATESPAPAPQPPSEQAPPPRHEATHAPVVAIAVPSRERSDRAERHDRKESGSPSRKKEASRNDGALLVDGHRPRPPVMAVAETGAREASEAQEADAGQEAALDQTVTAPSMPIPHVAWTPLPEGWERELADTVATLCRSSEPNFHSWTIQVPVDAETLPHTELRLSFSPHQLTLRFSTQSTRSLALISAHQSQLRALLVRALPGDRHIEIDIT; from the coding sequence ATGAACGACGAAGAGATCCGCCGCATCCGGCGCCTCGTCGTCGCGGATCCGCAGATCCCGCTGATGCCGCTGGCGGTGGATCCGCGCCAGGCGGAGCGCTTCCATCGCGCGCTCGGTGCCGTGCGGCGCGCGGCGTCGGCGACCGACGCCGCGACCGAGTCTCCGGCGCCCGCACCACAGCCGCCTTCCGAGCAGGCCCCGCCGCCTCGGCACGAGGCGACGCACGCGCCGGTCGTGGCGATCGCCGTGCCGTCGCGCGAGCGCTCGGACCGCGCTGAGCGGCACGATCGGAAGGAGTCCGGCTCGCCTTCCCGCAAGAAGGAAGCGTCGCGCAACGACGGTGCCCTCCTCGTCGACGGCCATCGTCCACGACCGCCCGTGATGGCCGTGGCGGAGACCGGCGCGCGCGAAGCCAGCGAGGCGCAGGAGGCCGACGCCGGGCAGGAAGCGGCGCTCGACCAGACCGTCACCGCGCCGAGCATGCCCATCCCGCACGTGGCCTGGACGCCGCTGCCGGAGGGCTGGGAGCGCGAGCTCGCCGACACGGTGGCGACGCTGTGCCGCAGCAGCGAGCCCAACTTCCACAGCTGGACCATCCAGGTGCCGGTCGACGCCGAGACCCTGCCCCACACGGAGCTTCGTCTCTCGTTTTCGCCTCACCAACTGACGCTTCGCTTCAGCACGCAGTCGACGCGCTCGCTCGCCCTAATTTCGGCCCACCAGTCGCAACTGCGCGCGCTGCTGGTCCGCGCGCTGCCCGGCGACCGCCACATCGAGATCGACATCACATGA
- the sctV gene encoding type III secretion system export apparatus subunit SctV, whose product MSKALGDKSTLGNDLAMSFLVVAIVGLMILPLPTVAIDTLLAVNLAVSVLLLMTSLFIPNAVALSSFPSLLLFTTLFRLSLNIASTKSILLHADAGHLIESFGELVVGGNLVVGIVVFIIITVVQFIVISKGSERVAEVGARFTLDAMPGKQMSIDADLRAGLLSGDEARRKRALLGMESQMHGGMDGAMKFVKGDAIAGLIITMVNILAGIVVGIMYHGMTAGEAANRFAVLSIGDAMVSQIPSLFICVAAGVLITRVADEHQKKPRSLGQEIFAQLTTNVRAMYLAAGLTVAFAAVPGFPALQFMALGIGLAAAGRYLARQRKSGEAQSVSAPIAALQREGAKGDAPSIMQEAPHFSRPLAVRMSPALAELLLPHMLDQAMERERLQLQSMLGVPFPGVCMWVEAALQDLNFEVLINDVPVRHIALPGRLLMVPTALAREPWAASAATHGALLDQPESQWLPAAQVPEAERAKCLDIEQVMARQVMLLLRRNAHQFMGVQEIQWIVDKATADYPGLVAEVQKILPVQRIAEVMRRLLEEQVPIRNVRTIFESLITWGPKEKDMLLLTEYVRGDLGRYLAFEASGGRNYVSAILLDAGVEQAIRQCIKPTPTGNYLAMPPESAAAITEKVMRIAGEVPEAGVAVITSMDIRRYVKKIIESRMEGLRVYSYQELGNQVELRPLGRVAA is encoded by the coding sequence ATGAGCAAGGCACTGGGTGACAAGAGCACCCTCGGCAACGACCTCGCGATGAGCTTCCTGGTGGTGGCGATCGTCGGGCTGATGATCCTGCCGCTGCCCACGGTGGCCATCGACACGCTGCTGGCGGTCAACCTGGCGGTGAGCGTGCTGCTGCTGATGACCTCGCTGTTCATTCCGAACGCGGTGGCGCTGTCCTCCTTCCCGTCGCTGCTGCTGTTCACGACGCTGTTCCGGCTGTCGCTGAACATCGCGTCGACCAAGTCCATCCTGCTGCACGCCGACGCCGGTCACCTGATCGAGAGCTTCGGCGAGCTGGTGGTCGGCGGCAACCTCGTGGTCGGCATCGTGGTGTTCATCATCATCACGGTGGTGCAGTTCATCGTGATCTCCAAGGGCTCGGAGCGGGTGGCCGAAGTCGGCGCGCGTTTCACGCTGGACGCGATGCCGGGCAAGCAGATGAGCATCGACGCCGACCTGCGCGCGGGCCTGCTCAGCGGCGACGAGGCGCGCCGCAAGCGCGCGCTGCTCGGCATGGAAAGCCAGATGCACGGCGGCATGGACGGCGCGATGAAGTTCGTCAAGGGCGACGCCATCGCAGGGCTGATCATCACCATGGTCAACATCCTGGCGGGCATCGTCGTCGGGATCATGTACCACGGCATGACGGCCGGCGAGGCGGCCAACCGCTTCGCGGTGCTGTCGATCGGCGACGCGATGGTGTCGCAGATCCCGTCGCTGTTCATCTGCGTGGCGGCCGGCGTGCTGATCACCCGGGTGGCCGACGAGCATCAGAAGAAGCCGCGGTCGCTGGGCCAGGAGATCTTCGCGCAGTTGACCACCAACGTGCGGGCGATGTACCTCGCCGCGGGGCTGACGGTGGCGTTCGCGGCGGTGCCGGGTTTCCCGGCGCTGCAGTTCATGGCCCTGGGCATCGGCCTGGCGGCGGCCGGCCGCTACCTGGCGCGCCAGCGCAAGAGCGGCGAGGCGCAGAGCGTCTCCGCCCCGATCGCCGCGCTGCAGCGCGAAGGCGCCAAGGGCGACGCGCCGTCGATCATGCAGGAGGCGCCGCACTTCTCGCGGCCGCTGGCCGTGCGCATGTCCCCGGCGCTGGCCGAGCTGCTGCTGCCGCACATGCTCGACCAGGCGATGGAGCGCGAGCGGCTGCAGCTGCAGTCCATGCTGGGCGTGCCCTTCCCCGGGGTCTGCATGTGGGTCGAGGCGGCCTTGCAGGACCTGAATTTCGAGGTGCTGATCAACGACGTGCCGGTACGCCACATCGCGCTGCCGGGCCGGCTGCTGATGGTGCCGACGGCGCTCGCGCGCGAGCCCTGGGCCGCGTCGGCGGCGACGCACGGGGCCCTGTTGGACCAGCCGGAATCGCAGTGGCTGCCGGCCGCGCAGGTGCCCGAGGCCGAGCGCGCGAAGTGCCTGGACATCGAGCAGGTGATGGCGCGCCAGGTGATGCTGCTGCTGCGTCGCAACGCGCACCAGTTCATGGGCGTGCAGGAGATCCAGTGGATCGTCGACAAGGCCACCGCGGACTACCCGGGCCTGGTCGCCGAGGTGCAGAAGATCCTGCCGGTGCAGCGGATCGCGGAGGTGATGCGGCGGCTGCTCGAGGAGCAGGTGCCCATCCGCAACGTGCGCACCATCTTCGAGAGCCTGATCACCTGGGGCCCGAAGGAGAAGGACATGCTGCTGCTGACCGAGTACGTGCGCGGCGACCTCGGTCGCTACCTCGCGTTCGAGGCCAGCGGCGGCCGCAACTACGTCTCGGCGATCCTGCTGGACGCGGGAGTGGAGCAGGCGATCCGCCAGTGCATCAAGCCCACGCCCACCGGCAACTACCTGGCCATGCCGCCGGAGAGCGCCGCCGCGATCACCGAGAAGGTGATGCGCATCGCCGGCGAGGTGCCCGAGGCCGGCGTGGCGGTGATCACGTCCATGGACATCCGGCGCTACGTCAAGAAGATCATCGAGTCGCGCATGGAAGGGCTGCGCGTCTACTCGTACCAGGAGCTGGGCAACCAGGTCGAGCTGCGGCCGCTGGGCCGTGTGGCGGCCTGA